In Primulina huaijiensis isolate GDHJ02 chromosome 4, ASM1229523v2, whole genome shotgun sequence, a genomic segment contains:
- the LOC140975407 gene encoding protein SIEVE ELEMENT OCCLUSION B-like — MANYQVLPPVTKSRPPITETAVPQKDPVLSGGLVQNFTIDPSLKQSHEQDHGTYNPLPVPRATVSAKGGQTMLKPNPNRLSLSSDESALSKKIVATHSLACEDFDVKPVLAIVEDIFRLAKPLTTTDQSIAPIQGTQVQRHFDTKEDKAYYGSTLDDKMYLSSTLDDKAYDSAYRDLDIVKALAFPINKICSEIVCKCAAGAEAHSVTMDFLRSLSYYPWDAKVVITFAAFAINYGEFWLVLQLQTKDPLAKNIAILKDLPETMQQSPDLRKKFESVFELLSTALKVTHCLIEFKELPTQYISHESAEMAAATAHIPSAAYWIIRSLLACASLLLNLIGSGHEYLTSTAESWEILNMAHKLSVMLEHLQTQLKICKDLIERKRGEDAYIAFKKLMEAVHIDNMKVFKAMFRAKEDQKPLFHGLKKINEKLDILRSKHVLLLITDLDIPHEELNILHSIYNQHPTRQEYEVLWLPIVDSSTSMASLQDTEYRNLQNLMPWHSVEHPSFIEPVAVRYIREVWNFTHRPMLVVLDPQAKLSNLDALPMMWIWGSNGFPFTKQREMTLWAESTWNLELLADAIDPRFTDWIRDNRIICLYGGEDTEWIRRFTQSTRTAAAAMRINLEMLYVGKSNPKEKVRRCHDVIAREKLSHTFPLDSYNDYIWFFWTRLMSMLNSKKRLGSSVDSDTVMQEILNMLTFDGSEVGWAVFSRGNYELMKGNGDILLTVMDNHTQWAYRVDHADKFVGVLDEETRGVRTATEHHCNRLILPGYAGYVSERIVCSECGKTMDQYVMYRCCTD, encoded by the exons ATGGCGAACTACCAAGTGTTGCCTCCGGTTACTAAGAGTCGCCCGCCGATCACTGAAACGGCGGTGCCTCAAAAAGATCCAGTTTTGAGTGGTGGTTTGGTGCAGAATTTCACAATTGATCCTAGTTTGAAGCAGAGCCATGAACAGGATCATGGCACTTACAATCCTCTCCCAGTACCACGTGCAACGGTGAGTGCCAAGGGCGGCCAGACGATGTTGAAGCCAAATCCAAATCGCCTCTCTTTATCTTCAGATGAGAGTGCACTGAGCAAGAAAATTGTGGCCACTCATAGTTTGGCCTGTGAAGACTTTGATGTGAAGCCGGTTCTTGCCATAGTCGAGGATATCTTTCGTCTTGCGAAGCCCTTGACTACTACTGATCAGAGTATTGCTCCA ATTCAGGGAACTCAAGTTCAACGTCATTTTGATACTAAGGAAGACAAGGCATACTACGGTTCTACGTTGGATGATAAGATGTACCTCAGTTCTACGTTGGATGACAAGGCCTACGACAGTGCTTACAGGGACTTAGATATTGTCAAAGCACTTGCATTTCCCATTAACAAGATTTGCAGTGAG ATAGTTTGCAAATGTGCTGCTGGAGCAGAAGCTCATTCCGTAACAATGGACTTCCTCAGATCTCTGTCGTATTACCCGTGGGACGCCAAAGTTGTCATCACCTTTGCTGCTTTTGCCATCAACTATGGGGAGTTTTGGCTAGTCTTACAGCTTCAGACAAAAGATCCACTCGCCAAGAACATAGCAATTCTCAAAGATTTGCCGGAGACAATGCAGCAGTCCCCTGATTTAAGAAAGAAGTTCGAGTCTGTTTTCGAGCTTTTATCCACAGCTCTGAAGGTAACACACTGTCTTATAGAGTTCAAGGAGCTTCCCACTCAGTACATAAGCCATGAGTCAGCAGAAATGGCAGCTGCTACCGCTCATATTCCTTCAGCTGCATACTGGATCATCAGGAGTCTTCTTGCCTGTGCCTCTCTACTTCTGAACCTCATTGGCAGCGGTCACGA GTACCTTACTTCAACTGCTGAGTCCTGGGAGATATTAAACATGGCTCATAAGCTTTCTGTGATGCTGGAACACTTGCAAACGCAATTGAAGATCTGTAAGGACTTAATCG AGAGGAAGAGAGGAGAAGATGCGTACATTGCATTCAAGAAACTCATGGAGGCAGTGCATATTGATAACATGAAGGTATTCAAAGCGATGTTTCGTGCTAAAGAAGATCAGAAACCACTCTTTCATGGTCTCAAAAAGATTAAT GAGAAACTCGATATATTGAGGTCCAAGCATGTACTATTGTTGATCACTGACCTCGACATTCCTCACGAAGAGCTCAACATTCTCCATTCGATTTACAATCAACACCCAACGAGGCAAGAATACGAGGTTCTTTGGCTCCCCATAGTCGACTCTTCAACTTCAATGGCCTCACTTCAAGATACAGAATACCGGAACCTACAAAACTTGATGCCTTGGCATTCAGTGGAGCACCCTTCATTCATCGAGCCGGTGGCCGTAAGATACATCCGAGAAGTCTGGAATTTCACACACAGGCCAATGCTTGTTGTCCTGGATCCACAAGCAAAACTATCGAATCTTGACGCCTTACCGATGATGTGGATTTGGGGGAGCAATGGCTTCCCTTTTACTAAGCAAAGAGAAATGACTCTATGGGCAGAAAGCACCTGGAACCTGGAATTACTTGCGGATGCCATAGATCCACGTTTTACAGATTGG ATAAGGGATAACAGGATCATATGCCTGTACGGAGGAGAGGACACCGAATGGATCCGTAGATTCACCCAATCCACCCGCACAGCAGCAGCCGCAATGCGCATCAATCTGGAAATGCTCTACGTGGGCAAAAGCAATCCGAAAGAAAAAGTCCGCCGCTGCCACGATGTCATCGCGAGGGAGAAGCTGAGCCACACCTTCCCTCTCGACAGCTACAACGACTACATCTGGTTCTTCTGGACGAGACTGATGAGCATGTTGAACTCCAAGAAACGACTCGGGTCGTCTGTCGATTCCGACACCGTGATGCAGGAGATCCTGAACATGCTCACGTTCGACGGCAGCGAAGTGGGGTGGGCTGTTTTTAGCCGAGGCAATTACGAGTTGATGAAGGGAAATGGCGATATTTTGCTGACTGTTATGGACAATCACACTCAATGGGCATACAGGGTCGATCATGCTGACAAGTTTGTGGGAGTTCTCGACGAGGAAACACGAGGGGTGCGCACAGCCACAGAGCATCACTGCAATCGCCTGATTCTTCCAGGGTATGCCGGCTACGTATCTGAGCGTATCGTTTGCTCAGAATGCGGGAAGACAATGGATCAGTATGTTATGTATCGCTGCTGCACTGATTGA